One part of the Vitis riparia cultivar Riparia Gloire de Montpellier isolate 1030 chromosome 15, EGFV_Vit.rip_1.0, whole genome shotgun sequence genome encodes these proteins:
- the LOC117932399 gene encoding uncharacterized protein LOC117932399, whose amino-acid sequence MLWGILLPTSLSLPWIRLLYYLCLLFLISSNRLLAGTGTIMDSGENSPKNNGECSEKINEVSPLKCAFAIFDADFFNDAKIAEIEKGATELNIPISRANRS is encoded by the exons ATGTTGTGGGGCATCCTTCTTCCCACCTCACTCTCACTCCCATGGATACGTTTGCTTTATTATTTGTGCCTCCTCTTTCTCATCTCATCCAACCGTCTTCTCGCCGGGACTGGAACAATTATG GACAGTGGGGAGAACAGCCCTAAAAACAATGGTGAATGCTCAGAAAAGATTAATGAAGTCTCACCACTTAAATGTGCATTTGCAATATTTGATGCCGACTTCTTCAATGATGCTAAG ataGCCGAGATTGAGAAGGGTGCAACTGAGCTGAATATCCCTATATCAAGAGCCAATC GTTCTTGA